The nucleotide sequence cttaaagcgagtttaGAATCGTAGAAAGAGGataagacagttcatgatgtgcctatggtcagagattacctcgatgtattccctaaagaattaccaggtatgccaccagaccataatgtagagttcatcattgatcttttgccgggaacaggacctattgccaagagaccctatcgcatgtcagttgatgaactggccgagctcaagaaatagcttgatgagctcatctcgaagggatatattagacctagtgcttcaccctggggatcccctgttctatttgttaagaagaaggatggctcaatgaggatgtgcattgattaccggaacttgaacgcagtcaccatcaagaacaagtaccccctgccaagaattgatgatctgcttgatcagcttcaaggtgccaagtatttctccaagattgatcttagatctggctatcatcagatgaagattcgagagagtgacatcccgaagatagcttttgtgactaggtatgggcagtttgagttcaccgtggtgtcctttggactcatgaatgctcccgcatacttcatgaacatgatgaataaggttttcatgaatgaactagataagttcgtggtagtattcattgatgacatccttgtctattcacccaccgccgaagaacacgaacatcatctgagaacggtgcttgagaaactagcccaacatcagctctacgcaaagttcagtaaatgtgaattttggctacaggaagttgccttcttaggccatgtactatcagctgaaggtgtcgtagttgacccggtcaagattgaagctatgaaagagtgggatcaaccccgtaatgtgacagaagtcagaagtttcttgggattggctggatattatcgccgattcattgagaacttctccaagatagcccgtccaataaccaaccttctgaagaagaccaaggagtttgaatggatgcccgaatgcgaacaaagcttccaggaattgaaatagaagcttaccacaactcctgtgcttgcattgcctgatatcagcaaagatttcgtggtctattgtgatgcaccccatcaaggacttggttgtgtattgatgcaaggtggaagagtgatagcatatgcttcccgatagttgaaagaacacgagaactgttaccctactcatgatcttgagttagcagcagttgtgcatgccttaaagatctagagacactacttgataggcaataagtgtgatatctacactgatcacaagagcttgaagtactttttcactcaagaagatttgaatatgaggcaacgccgatggttagagttgatcaaggactacgacCTGGAACTTCACTATCATTCGGGAAAAGTTAATGTAGTTGCAGacgctctcagtcgcaagagttactgtcacactttggtaactgaatccgtaccaccggagctcaaggaagagattgatgatttccaacttgagatactaccgcatggcttgttaaatgagctccgcatatagtatgatctcacagatcgtatccgtcaagctcagaaaagttgtgaagagatcgaatatctccgtggtctaatgaaactaggctacaagaccaaccaccaagaagatgaacaaggaaccatctagttcaaggacagaatctgtgttccatctgacccagcacTACGGGAGGAAATTCTGttaaatgagctccgcatatagtatgacctcaccaccggcgggagcacgtcggggaagaagcaggggattttcccctcgccgaccacgaccacgtcccgagcagctccgccgagcaccgaccacgccgaccacatcccgagcagcttcgCCAAGCACTGACCAcaccgaccacatcccgagcagctccgccgagcaccgaccatgaccgcgtcgaccacgtcccgagcagctccgctgagcaCCGACCACGACCGCGTCGACcatagctccgccgagctccgaccacgaccacgtcgtgcacgtgaaccgaaccctaggaaggagtaagtggaccaagtccttcatagaccggctctgcggtctatggaccaacgcagacGGGTTCACCATGgaccgcgcctcacctgcgcccgtggaccaTGGCCCGTTTGTGGCCCAGTAGGACGACGCGGCCGTACCAACGCACGAcacgtggcgggccaaagcccaacccgtatccaggcccaactgGCCCAGTTTGGGCCCGgtctgtattgaccattgaccggtcaaacgttgaccgttgattggggccacatgtcagtgacaccgccatgcgggacccacttgtcaaaGGATGAAACAGCCGAGATGACGTCatactgacgtcatgatgacgtcagcgggaccccacctatcagtacagaaccgagacgatgatgtcatgctgacgtcagcatgccacgtggactagtcatagcgtgacacgtgtcagcccaggattaattcagccttttccattttcagaaatgattaaaacttcaaaaattcataactaattcatatgacctcagaaaaatacgaaactaggaccaaaattcatctaaaatcgagctttacgcaatgaacccatgtttgagtgcatttgactcttttgaattttcattgcttctttgtgctattctatagacgtcgctaacgcgactaaaATTCGATCGTATGCAGATTCGGAGgggaaccagacggacgaggaccgagagtacgtGAGGAGTACAAAGACGAcatcactgaaggtgccacatcccacccaatctcgtagcacctattacgcatggctaatatagaactgctattgttttaccttactgttataatcatactatgataggactgcatggtagtatgcttacttgatggcctctaccttgacgcaaccttacccctacttaccctgctattaggctagacacacgcttactgctatatttcattgcttatacttctactacgcttataccacattaaatgcgtggtggaaactagtgttatctggactatggggagagtgctgcgtgtgtgacttgggtgtgtggagggtgagggttgtatcgaccaagttggagtatacgacgagcctggggcaagtcttgccatggggtgctacctaggcacccctggaaatagatacctgtggtgggtaaatggtatatgaggtggtcctaggtgtgaacctatgatgggaggagcccgggatggaggtgctgtggtggcatggaaAATGGAAACcccgatgaagacattctggcttggtcatccctaaggacttactagtactcagattcaccgggaagccttacgtaccactcgccctatatggtgcgggacggccagactacttgataggatattgccactactgctaggttgatagcggacagtgtaaggaggtacggggtgtggaggatttcccccacacccttctgagacttcatggagaccttgtggacccagctcatgactcacagtttcagccaccccagactagacttggggtgtactagggctgaatggtagagtgacattatcctaggctagcaagcggtcggaatcagcccagttgacgacggtcagtgaagaaggtagatcttatggttatgtaaaacctctacagagtgtatggttgatcgatcgatacatgtgccgacttgtcggctatggacctttcctgggtttcgcttaaactagatagcgagatgagtccttctcttcttcccctatgagagagtgtcggtcgtagccaggggctacgggccttgagacagtgccaagagggagttggcctatcgtctgagagatggtatggtgatggtgtggatggtggtatatcggtcccaggatcgaaacctggctctagacggaaatggggtggaatgggtgtgggaatggtgttaaaacttgaccaactattattatatacttgatatgctattgcataggaaaccccagccttataggttccttttgattatatccaacttgcatccaatttccataaagcaatgctcatagggcgggagtggccagtacaaatcgtactgataaattttggcacacaggttctgctgaggagtatagctccgaggagtttgacggttgaggggttcatgcctatgctcgagtttggcgatcttatcctcaagttgttctgaatgaatgctagttgtgattccgccaatgcggcgatgtaataaattatgtaattccacactatttgtactctgatattatcgttgtatggatgtggtattcgactggaatttgggtaatatgatccacaacggtcttattacacttcgactctgtggatttcccttcgtggaaatcaggtcgcttcaagtTAACCTTTTGCCCGAGCAAATGGGCAATTCGTGTTTGTTTTACAATTAGAAGTTGCATTTCTCAATCGACCATGATCCTCTTGTTTATAGAGAGAGGGTGGTCTTATTCTAGTAGCAAACAAGTTCAGAACGCAATCTCCAAGTTTTCCACGTTGAACATAGATCCGAAAACGATTTGGAAACAAATCTGTTCAAAATAGACAGTGGCCGGTTTTCATGGGGCCGGGCTCTCCAGCTGAGCCACACTAATAGGGGGACCGCCCTAGCTGTTTTGGGAACCGGCCTAGGCGGTTTGGCAAACCGGCCAAGCCCAATTTTGTCCTACTCTTGATCAAGCTTTGATTTTTGTCATACCAAATATTTTCCAATATCTTCTTGATGCCAGCAACTTATCGGTGTGGCCCAATTCTTCTGTTGGCACACTTGTTGGGAATAGATCATCAATCACAAGCGTGTACACACGGTGGCTAAGCCTAGACATAAGATCACACTAGATCAGAGATGAAATCGGATGAACACACACGGTAACCGCCAGGGTGACGGTGCCCCTTATCACCTTCTATTAAACAGAATACAAACACAGATACAAGTGTTCCAAAGCTCTTACTCACACTTCTAACTCCCTGCTACTTATACCAGTAGCTAATGAGCACACTTACAACACGCAAATTCAAATTACACACTGATACATGTTGGCTAAAACAAACTGTCAGAGAGAGACACATGTCGTGGGCGCGGTCACCCCGCTCCACCCTGTCCAGTAACTGTTCCCGCCAACGCCGTAGTTCAAATTATACTACAGCTTCTCCCTAACCGGTTACACCACAGCGTGTCTACCACCTGGGAACACATCATGCTTacactaacattctcccccttaagCTTGATGTGGACTCAGTTCACGAACTCCCAACAAATGCCTCATCACTGCTAGCTTCACTACAGCCAATGGCTTGGTCAGGGCATCTACTTTCTGTTCATTGGTACAGACTTTCTTCACCAAGATCTGTCCACGCTCAACACATTCACGAATGAAATGATACTTAATATCAATGTGCTTGCTATGGCCATGAAAAACTGGGTTCTTCATCAAGGCAATAGCAGAATTGTTATCCACTAACAATGTCACCTTCATTGGCTTCTTTGCAGTCAACTCTCCTAGCAGTGTTCTCAGCCATAAAGCTTGCTTTGCTGCCTCTGTTGCTGCCATGAATTCAGCCTCACATGATGACAAAGCTACTGTCTTTTCTTTGTGGGAATTCCAAGTAACTAGACCCTCATTCAAATAGAATGACATGCCTCCAGTGCTTCTTCTTCCAACCAGATCTCCTCCCACATCACTGTCAGAGTACCCCACCAGTACTTCTTCTGACTTGGTCTGAGTATACACCAACCCAAACTCCAAGGTACCTTTGAGATACCTCATTATCTGCTTGACTGCATTTCTATGCTTCACAGTTGGTTTTTCCATGAACCTACTAGCTATGCCAACAGAGTAAGAAAGGTCAGGTCTTGTGTGCAGCAAGTACCTCAAACAACCAACAATTCTCCTGTATTCAGTAGCATCCACTCTCTCACCCTGCTTATCTGCATCAAGTTTGACTCCAGAATCCATTAGGACTTTGGTTGGGTTGCAATCTGCCATCCCAAACTGTGACAAAATCTTCTTTGCATAGCTGCTCTGTCTAATTGTGATGTGATCCTCAAGTTGCTCCACCTCAATCCCAAGATAAAATGACAATAAACCCAAGTCACTCATCTCAAACTGTGAGGTCATCTGCTTCTTGAATCTGTCTATCTCTAAAACATCTTCACCAGTCACAATTAGATCATCGACATATACACCAAGTATCACTGCATTCTTCCTAATTCCCCTTTTGTAAATAGCAGGTTCACTAGCACATTTACTGAAACCTAGCATCTTCAATGACTTGTCAAGCTTAACATTCCAGGCTCTTGGAGCCTGTCTGAGCCCATACAATGCCTTGCTCAATTTGAGAACCATTTTCTCCTTGCCTTTCTCAACATAACCTTCAGGCTGTGCAACATACACTTCCTCTTCCAATTCTCCATTCAGAAATGTTGTTTTCACATCAAGGTGATGAACTTGCCATCCTCTATTTGCTGCCAATGCTAGAATTATTCTGATAGTATCCAAACTTGCAACTGGAGCAAACACTTCATCAAAGTCTACACCTTGCTGCTGCACATAGCCCTTTGCTACCAGCCTAGCCTTATGTTTCACAACTTCACCATCTGCATTTTTCTTGAGCTTAAATACCCATTTCAGCCTAATTGTTTTCTGCCTAGGTGGCAAAGTGGCAAGTTCCCATGTTCCATTTTTGCAGATTGATTGTATCTCACTATCCATAGCCTGAACCCAATTTGGATCATCAACTGCTTCACTGAAACATGATGGTTCCTCCATAACTGTGAGCAATGCAGCTACCTCCACTACATCTCCCTGCTCATCTGAGCCTGCATATTCCTAATCATCTTCTTCTGGTTCAAGAGTTACTACATGAGAGTGTTGATACACTTCATTCACGCTTCTGAACCTCTTTGGTGTTTCATCATAATCATCACTGTCCATGGCCTCCATCATTTCTTGATCCCAGCCTAAACTCTGAATTGACTGCTGTGGTGACTCTGTCTGCATCCCTGTTGTCGGATTTTGAACAGATTATGAATTGCCTTCAGTATCTACTGACTCCATGCCTCCCCCTGCAACTGAATGCTGTCCACCACTGTCTTCTATACTCTGATCAGCTGGATGATCATCTTGAGCTCCTGCATTATCTCCAATCTCAACACCAGCATTTTTCTGAGAGTACCACTGTCCATTCTCCATCTCAACTGAAAAACCTTCAGTATCTGTAGCATCCCAGTCCCACATCACTGTCTCCTCAAAAACTACATCCCTGCTAACCACAATTCTGTTGGTTTGAGGATTAAACATCCTGTGAGCCTTGCTGCCTTCCTCAATGCCAAAGTATACCATTGGCACACTCCTATCATCCAATTTCTTCAAGTGTGGCATTGCTGATCTGACATGACCCTTGCACCCAAATATCCTCAAGTGCCCCAGATGTGGTCTCTTGCCATTCCATGCCTCATATGGTGTCTTATACCCCATAGCCTTTATTGGTAACCTATTCAGCAAGTAGACAGAATGTCTCACTACCTCTGCCCAAAACCTGCCAGGTACCTTCATGCTCTTCATCAAAGCCCTTGTCATCTCCATAactgttctattctttctctccaCTATACCATTCTGCTGAGGTGTATATGGAGCTATGAATTGCCTCCTGATGCCTGACTCATCACAAATTCCTTGGAACACACCATTCAGAAACTCACCTCCTCTATCAGATCTCAATACCTTGATGTTGTTCCCATAGTTATTCTCAACCTGAGCTTTGAACTTTGCAAAGGCTAACACTGCCTCATCCTTGGATTTCAGCATATACACAGTACACCACCTAGTGCAGTCATCAACAAGCAACATGAAGTATTTGTTCCCACTTAGTGTGGAAGGTGTGATAGGACCACACAAGTCCACATGAACTAGCTCAAGTGGCTCATCTGCCCTCCAATGTGTTGAATGAGGAAAAGGTGTCCTAGTTTGTTTTGCAACCAAACAGGATTGACAAACTTGATCAGGTTTCTGAATTAGTGGAATACCCCCTGCCATTTCCTTATCTGCTAACTGTTTCAGAGAATTAAAATTGACATGCCACAACCATCCCTGATCTCCCAAACTTGTCAACAAACAAGCAGGTTCAACAGCATTGAGCTCTATCTTATACAGCCTATTTGCAGTTCTTTGAACACACATGATCAACCTAGGTGGATTTTTCTCAGAAACAGTAATCTCATCATCATCCATCACAACTCTATGACCAATTTCAGTTAACTGCCCAAGACTTATCAGATTTGCTCTAAGCTTTGGTATTAAATAAACATTTCTTAGCACCCACTGATCCCTAGTTTTACCCTGAAACACAATGGACCCTATCCCCTGAATTTCAACTGCAGAACCATCACCAAAACGCACCTTACCAGTGAATGATGGATCAATCTCCTTGAACTTGTTCCTGTCTCTAGTCATGTGGTTACTGGCACCGTTGTCGAGGTACCAGATCTCTCCAGTGGGCTCTCTATTGCCGGTGAAGTGAAGCTCCGGCTGCATTGGGCCACCACTCAGACACTGCTTCTTCTGAATCTTCTATGGTGAGAACTGTAGTGGATCAGACAATTCCAACTCCACGTACAGCACTGATGGCTCCATCTCTGCCCTTGCATGATGCGCCTCCTCTTCCTTCTTCTATCCCGGACAGCGATTAGCATAATGCCCATAGccatggcatttgaagcacttgatgtgactCTTGTCACGTTTCTCTGTGCCTTCTCTCCCTGCATCACCGCGCCCACCGCGGCCACTGCGGCCGcctccacgaccacggcctcttcCCCGGCCGCCACTGCTCTGTGATCTCCCACCACCAGAGCTCTCGCCACCCAACTTCTTCTGCCTCGCCTCCCACTCTGCTTGAGTGAGGAGAGCCTGCCCATTCTCAGAGCGCACACCACCAGCTCCCCGCCTGGTGCGCTCCTCAAATGTTCTGAGCTGGCCAATGGCTTCATCAAACGCCAAGGTCTTCAAATCACAGAATTGCTCGATCCCAGCCATGATTTGGATGAATCGATCGGGCACAGTGTCAAGCAACTTCTTCACCATGGCTGAATCCTCCAACGATCCTCCAAGATTGCTGTATCTGACTGACATCGTCGTCAATCTTCCCGCAAACTCATCGATGGATTCTTCTTCCTTCATCCTGAGAGCATCAAACTCTGCCTTCAAGGTCTGCAGCCGCGCATCTCTGACACGCTCTGCCCCCACAAACCTTGCCTTCAACGAGTCCCAAACTTCCTTCCATGTCTTCTTCTTGGCAACTTGCATCAACAGCTCATCGGTCAGGCACTAGAACAGGTGCGCCCGCACCTTCTTGTCCTTCCCCACCGCCGCCTCCGTCAGTGCTCTCGTCGAACTGCCCTCCGGCGGTTCCACAACCTCCCACCAACCCTGCTCCTCCATGATCGTCTGCACCCGGATACTCCAGCTGGTGAAGTTCATCGCCGTCAGCGTCGGGAACACCTGTCGgtacccgccgccgtcgccgctcccACGACCTCCATCAGCAACCGTCAAGGACATGGATGAACTCTCGGTGGAAATGCTTAGTGATTGCGACTCCGATACCAAATGTTGGGAATAGATCGTCAATCACAAGCGTGTACACACGGTGGCTAAGCCTAGACACAAGATCACGCTAGATCAGAGATGAAATCGGATGAACACACACGGTAACCGCCAGGGTGACGGTGCCCCTTATCACCTTCTATTAAACAGAATACAAACACAGATACAAGTGTTCCAAAGCTCTTACTCACACTTCTAACTCCCTGCTACTTATACCAGTAGCTAATGAGCACACTTACAACACGCAAATTCAAATTACACACTGATACATGTTGGCTAAAACAAACTGTCAGAGAGAGACACATGTCGTGGGCGCGGTCACCCCGCTCCACCCTGTCGAGTAACTGTTCCCGCCAACGGCGTAGTTCAAATTATGCTGCAGCTTCTCCCTAACCGGTTACACCACAGCGTGTCTACCACCTGGGAACACATCATGCTTACACTAACAACACTTCTGGGTGTCAACACTGTTACATACGTGTTCATTCTTATTTTGCAAAGCACTAACATACGAACAAGTGATCTCCATCTCTTAGCACGTCGATGTCCTCAACTTCGGCGCCGTCGACGGTGAGCACCGTCGTCACCACCTTCCTGAACTTGGCCTCCGCAACACTCCTCAGCTCCCGCATGGAACCAGGAAGGCATAAAAGCTTCCCTGCAGCATTTTCAGACTTCTGATGGATAACCACTCGCCGCTTGGCCTCTCTACGCAGCGACATTCTCAGCTGATCAGCCTCTTCCAGTCCCTCCGGGTTCAACATCTCGCTCCTCCGCCTCGACATTGACGCTGCGGTGGCGGCCTCGGCCTCAATCTGATCTGCGATCTCCCTGAATAATGGCGCTTCTTCCCTTGCAACTTTCCACACGGGAGATCCAAGGTGCTGAACGAAATTGCAGAACACCCTGGCGGCGTCGGCGGTGTGAGGCCGGACTACCCGCAGAAGGTGGCCTTGGCTGACGTGCACGGCCTGGGTGAGCCTCCTGCACCGGACGGTGAACGGCTGTGGGATGTTGAGCATCACGCCGATCTCGCCGGCGATGCCGCACCGACATGCCCTTGATACGACCGTCTCCGTCCCGTCGGCAGCAGTCGCCAAGACGTCGACGGAGCCGGACACGATGATGTAGCAGTCCGTCGGGGTCTCGTTCTGCTGGACAATGTCGGCCTTGGCCGGGAAGAACTGCGCCGTCGCGTCGGCGACGAGGTCCACGACGAGGCCCTCGGAGACGCCCCGGAACAGGTACGCGCCCTCGACGGTGTCCCGGAACAGGTGCTGCGCGATCCCCGACCGCACGGCCCTAGGCATCTCGGACAGAAGCTGTTGCTGGAGCAGCTGCTCCGTCATGTCGAAGTTGAGCTGCACGCTCTCCGCTATCAGCTCCGTCAGCGCTTCCGGCAGCTGGTTCATGGCCCCGAACATGGAGACGCCGCGCAGCGTGTCCCGCAACGCGAGCGCGGCCGTGGAGCCGCTCACGGCGAGGTTGGTCATGTTGCCGACGATGTACGCGGCGAGGCCCAGGTTGAAGAGCACGTAGAAGACGGCGAACACCATCTCGCCGGGGTTGGCGGGGTGCAGGTCGCCGTAGCCGACCGTGGTGAGGGTGGCGACGGACCAGTACACGGCGCGGGTGTACCCGGCCCAGACGCTGCGGGTCTCGAAGCCGCGGCCGAGCCACGTGCGCTCCTTGGGCCCGCTGTAGTGGGAGGCCATCCACAGGTGGACGCACGCCGCGGCGTGCACCGCCAAGAGCGTCACGCCGACGAGCTTGACGAGCCGCGTCCAGGAGTAGTTGAGCCGGACGTCCTTCTCCAGCTTCGCGAAGAGCTCGCTGACGCGCCGCAGCCGCCACAGACGGAGGAGGCTCAGGAACCGGCACGGCGACGACCACGCGGCGGCAGCGCCCCAGGCGGTGGCCAGGTGGTAGATCACCTGGAACGGGATCGTCGAGGCCACGTCCATCGCGAGCGTCCACGGGCGCAGGTGCCTCACATCAGCCT is from Miscanthus floridulus cultivar M001 chromosome 7, ASM1932011v1, whole genome shotgun sequence and encodes:
- the LOC136463658 gene encoding potassium channel KAT4-like, whose amino-acid sequence is MRSSAASTPLVEPAGAGYGWWQALLVAPVLYSAWASPFELAVERASTLPLLVADLVADVFFAVDIAASIFVACLKLRGSSSTTSLFYDDRKKADVRHLRPWTLAMDVASTIPFQVIYHLATAWGAAAAWSSPCRFLSLLRLWRLRRVSELFAKLEKDVRLNYSWTRLVKLVGVTLLAVHAAACVHLWMASHYSGPKERTWLGRGFETRSVWAGYTRAVYWSVATLTTVGYGDLHPANPGEMVFAVFYVLFNLGLAAYIVGNMTNLAVSGSTAALALRDTLRGVSMFGAMNQLPEALTELIAESVQLNFDMTEQLLQQQLLSEMPRAVRSGIAQHLFRDTVEGAYLFRGVSEGLVVDLVADATAQFFPAKADIVQQNETPTDCYIIVSGSVDVLATAADGTETVVSRACRCGIAGEIGVMLNIPQPFTVRCRRLTQAVHVSQGHLLRVVRPHTADAARVFCNFVQHLGSPVWKVAREEAPLFREIADQIEAEAATAASMSRRRSEMLNPEGLEEADQLRMSLRREAKRRVVIHQKSENAAGKLLCLPGSMRELRSVAEAKFRKVVTTVLTVDGAEVEDIDVLRDGDHLFVC
- the LOC136465790 gene encoding uncharacterized protein; translation: MQVAKKKTWKEVWDSLKARFVGAERVRDARLQTLKAEFDALRMKEEESIDEFAGRLTTMSVRYSNLGGSLEDSAMVKKLLDTVPDRFIQIMAGIEQFCDLKTLAFDEAIGQLRTFEERTRRGAGGVRSENGQALLTQAEWEARQKKLGGESSGGGRSQSSGGRGRGRGRGGGRSGRGGRGDAGREGTEKRDKSHIKCFKCHGYGHYANRCPG